One part of the Microbulbifer sp. THAF38 genome encodes these proteins:
- a CDS encoding TyrR/PhhR family helix-turn-helix DNA-binding protein has protein sequence MRVEITCANRVGILHEIMQIFGEYRINVTSGELGGDSGDKVYLLAPGMLTAQYQAIEKSLYRVPGVQRVRRISLLPLERRYFELDTLLQHVTDPVLSVDRAGRVIAANVAAARAFGVSLDRVPGLQLQRFLPLMQVAELLRDFAVPRFGLPVVVRGQNFRVDWSPIALDNTGDVDSLAGAVLRMQPSEKSEFAAGLPRPVALWDFDLRRESCLQLQDLSELDSPLLIYGEAGTGKTTFACAVHYLSPAAARADCHRFVPQDGRMEFPRHLRSTGTLILEDLHQLDDEAQLTLARRLHSLPPSIRLVATCIEPKSLVPALAQRFSALSLMLPPLRNMRPALPRFAETLLRQEFHGKEVPTLEAGVLDLIRRHDWPQNFNGLRDYLTAAAGGCKRRGVCTIAIEDLPDLTVRTSLPWREWGRGLSYKEMMEQLERSLLSELLVGRSSTRELAKELGISHTAVANKLRKYGLSAHKK, from the coding sequence GTGAGAGTCGAGATAACCTGCGCTAATCGTGTCGGCATTCTGCATGAAATTATGCAGATATTCGGCGAATATCGGATTAACGTAACCTCCGGGGAGCTGGGGGGGGACAGCGGGGACAAAGTCTACCTGTTGGCGCCGGGTATGCTCACCGCCCAGTACCAAGCTATTGAGAAGTCACTCTATCGTGTTCCCGGCGTCCAAAGGGTCAGGCGTATCTCCCTGTTACCTTTGGAGAGGAGATATTTTGAGTTGGACACCCTGCTGCAGCATGTTACCGACCCGGTGCTCAGTGTGGACCGCGCGGGCCGGGTTATTGCCGCCAATGTCGCCGCCGCGCGCGCCTTTGGGGTCAGTTTGGACCGGGTACCGGGGTTGCAGTTACAGCGTTTTCTGCCCCTGATGCAAGTGGCCGAGTTACTGAGAGATTTTGCGGTGCCGCGTTTTGGGCTCCCCGTTGTGGTGCGAGGGCAAAATTTTCGTGTGGACTGGTCACCCATCGCCCTGGATAACACCGGCGATGTGGACTCTTTGGCCGGTGCCGTGCTGCGAATGCAGCCATCAGAGAAAAGTGAGTTTGCTGCGGGTCTCCCGCGCCCGGTGGCTCTATGGGATTTTGATTTGCGCCGCGAAAGTTGCCTGCAGCTGCAGGATCTTTCCGAATTGGATTCTCCATTGCTTATTTATGGTGAAGCGGGAACGGGCAAAACGACCTTTGCCTGTGCGGTACATTATTTATCTCCCGCAGCCGCTCGTGCAGACTGCCACCGCTTTGTGCCCCAAGACGGCAGAATGGAATTCCCCAGGCATTTGCGTTCAACCGGAACCCTGATTCTTGAAGATCTGCACCAGTTGGACGATGAAGCCCAGCTGACTCTCGCCCGCCGCTTGCACAGTCTGCCCCCTTCAATTCGCTTGGTAGCCACCTGTATCGAGCCCAAATCATTGGTGCCGGCCCTGGCCCAGCGCTTTAGTGCGCTCTCCTTGATGTTACCGCCTTTGCGCAATATGCGCCCGGCGCTGCCGCGTTTTGCTGAAACACTTTTGCGACAGGAGTTTCACGGTAAGGAGGTTCCCACTTTGGAAGCGGGGGTGCTCGACCTGATTCGAAGGCACGACTGGCCGCAAAACTTTAATGGTTTGCGCGACTACCTGACCGCTGCCGCGGGCGGTTGCAAACGCCGAGGAGTCTGCACTATCGCGATTGAGGATCTTCCGGATTTAACCGTGCGGACGAGTTTACCCTGGCGAGAATGGGGCAGGGGGCTGAGCTACAAGGAGATGATGGAGCAGCTGGAGAGATCATTGCTCAGTGAATTGCTGGTGGGAAGATCCTCCACCAGGGAACTGGCCAAGGAGCTGGGTATTTCTCATACTGCAGTAGCCAACAAGCTGCGAAAATACGGCTTGTCGGCGCATAAAAAATAG